Proteins from one Leptonema illini DSM 21528 genomic window:
- the cueR gene encoding Cu(I)-responsive transcriptional regulator has translation MNIGRVAARSGVSAKLIRHYESIGLIRKPGRNDSGYRLYNDNDVHTLRFIKRARGLGFSLEKIKHLLGLWQNRRRASQDVKRLAAAHLKELEQKIAEMQSMATTLNHLINHCHGDGRPDCPILADLAGESSDAACH, from the coding sequence CTGAACATCGGACGTGTGGCCGCAAGATCCGGAGTCAGCGCGAAGCTGATCCGACACTATGAATCGATCGGGCTTATTCGCAAGCCCGGTCGTAACGATTCCGGATACCGACTGTATAACGACAACGACGTGCACACGCTTCGTTTTATCAAACGGGCCAGAGGCCTGGGCTTTTCCCTCGAAAAGATCAAACATCTGCTCGGCCTATGGCAGAATCGCCGACGTGCAAGTCAGGATGTGAAGCGTCTTGCCGCCGCTCATCTGAAAGAACTGGAACAGAAGATTGCTGAGATGCAGAGCATGGCGACGACGCTGAATCATCTGATCAACCACTGTCACGGCGATGGAAGGCCGGATTGTCCCATCCTTGCCGATCTGGCGGGCGAATCGTCAGACGCCGCCTGTCACTGA
- a CDS encoding heavy-metal-associated domain-containing protein, with translation MRTEKSGLQELEMYEYTVEGMSCNHCVMAVKKSVGAADPAAKVEVDLATQTVKVESTAAKEVIASRIEEAGYPVLAGK, from the coding sequence TTGAGAACGGAAAAATCCGGTCTACAGGAGCTTGAGATGTACGAATATACCGTAGAAGGCATGAGCTGTAATCATTGCGTGATGGCCGTGAAGAAGTCGGTCGGCGCCGCTGATCCGGCGGCTAAGGTCGAGGTCGATCTGGCGACGCAAACCGTGAAGGTCGAATCGACGGCGGCGAAAGAGGTCATCGCCTCTCGCATCGAAGAGGCCGGTTATCCGGTGCTTGCAGGGAAGTAA
- a CDS encoding alpha/beta fold hydrolase: MHLLYWILPPVVLLLIVYFGFPGLFYGLVLWFERFRAGWSEKIATIENRPVYYLDSNKDPAPDRDILLFVHGFAGDRDNWGRLVAHLPRKYRRVALDLPGFGASPLDNADQTVLSAQIERLRAFMDELGLDRVHLFGCSMGGHLAVHFAVKYPQRVRSLLLFDPSGIEQGRHSDHFKLLAQGVNCLAPSDLKGYDRMFEMLFTKRPFVPGPLKRYLGEQAIGHSAFFLKAWQVVFHDRYEPLEPVLPALAASKIPAQIYWGKQDRIIGVESLPVLKTALPDAETHLYEGCGHLPFLEQPKRTAKLVIPFLSKVEQSGR, from the coding sequence ATGCATCTTCTTTACTGGATTCTGCCGCCTGTTGTTCTTCTGCTGATCGTTTATTTCGGGTTCCCCGGCCTGTTCTATGGCCTCGTTCTCTGGTTCGAGCGCTTTCGCGCCGGCTGGAGCGAGAAGATCGCTACGATTGAAAATCGTCCGGTTTATTATCTGGATTCCAATAAAGACCCGGCGCCCGATCGCGACATCCTGCTTTTCGTGCATGGCTTTGCCGGTGACCGCGACAACTGGGGGCGTCTTGTCGCTCATCTGCCGCGTAAATACCGTCGTGTCGCTCTTGATCTACCTGGATTCGGCGCGAGTCCTCTGGATAACGCCGATCAAACCGTCCTCTCCGCGCAGATCGAGCGGCTTCGCGCCTTCATGGATGAGCTGGGTCTTGACCGCGTTCATCTTTTCGGATGCTCGATGGGCGGTCATCTGGCCGTGCATTTCGCCGTGAAATATCCGCAGCGTGTGCGCTCGCTTCTGCTGTTTGACCCGAGCGGGATCGAGCAGGGGCGGCATTCCGATCATTTCAAGCTGCTGGCACAGGGCGTTAACTGTTTAGCGCCATCCGACTTGAAAGGGTATGATCGCATGTTCGAGATGCTTTTTACGAAGAGGCCCTTTGTCCCCGGACCTCTGAAGCGGTATCTTGGCGAGCAGGCCATCGGTCATTCGGCCTTTTTCTTGAAGGCCTGGCAGGTCGTCTTTCATGATCGCTATGAACCGCTTGAGCCGGTGCTGCCTGCACTGGCCGCCTCTAAGATTCCCGCTCAGATCTACTGGGGGAAGCAGGATCGCATTATCGGCGTCGAATCTCTGCCTGTGTTAAAGACGGCCCTTCCAGACGCCGAGACCCATCTTTACGAGGGATGTGGTCATCTGCCGTTTCTCGAACAACCGAAGCGGACGGCGAAGCTCGTCATTCCCTTTCTTTCAAAGGTAGAACAGAGCGGTCGTTAA
- the ilvB gene encoding biosynthetic-type acetolactate synthase large subunit, protein MKKTGAKLMVDLIQSHGFELAFGYPGGAILPFYDELYHSGFRHILVRHEQGALHMAEGYARASGRPGLCIVTSGPGATNAVTGIADAKMDSIPIMVISGQVPAAAIGSDAFQEADMFGITIPITKYNALVKDVDELADTFEEAFAMLTAGRPGPVLIDFPKDVQTGQTANVRGTNKLSERFRSSPPVSGNIEGLAAALNSAKRPLLYIGGGAINAKASSEIRTLAEKGMIPATCTLMALGAFPGTHILSLGMPGMHGTATANKAILECDFILSLGARFDDRVAGVPGDFAAGAVKAHIDIDSAEINKRVEVDYYIHGDLKEALQAIIPFVESKDRSEWVNHLEEYKNRYPLEFEDSEEVIKPQRFMKRFYEKSEGKAIVATDVGQHQMWSAQYYLFDQPNRWLTSGGLGTMGYGLPAAIGAKFAKPDDLVVCVTGDGSYQMCIQELATIRQYNLGVKIVLLNNTFLGMVRQWQELFYEERFSESEWQYNPNFVKLAEAYEIPAMSIASPDEIDQGIDFLLADDGPAFLEVVIPSDEKVFPMIPAGKSQRDMIQFSDLFKQKQNVKK, encoded by the coding sequence ATGAAAAAAACCGGCGCAAAACTGATGGTCGATCTGATCCAGTCTCACGGCTTCGAGCTTGCCTTCGGATATCCGGGTGGAGCCATCCTGCCCTTTTACGATGAACTGTATCATTCCGGCTTTCGCCATATCCTCGTGCGACACGAGCAGGGAGCCCTGCATATGGCCGAGGGCTACGCCCGCGCAAGCGGACGTCCTGGCCTCTGTATTGTGACAAGCGGTCCCGGAGCGACCAATGCGGTCACGGGCATCGCCGATGCGAAGATGGATTCCATTCCTATCATGGTGATCTCAGGGCAGGTACCGGCGGCGGCCATCGGCAGCGACGCCTTTCAAGAGGCCGATATGTTCGGCATTACCATTCCGATTACGAAATACAACGCCCTTGTGAAAGATGTCGATGAGCTGGCCGATACCTTCGAAGAGGCCTTCGCCATGCTGACGGCAGGCCGTCCGGGGCCGGTTCTGATCGACTTCCCGAAAGACGTGCAGACCGGACAGACGGCCAATGTACGCGGTACGAATAAACTGAGCGAACGCTTTCGTTCCTCGCCTCCCGTTTCGGGTAATATCGAAGGCCTGGCCGCCGCTCTGAATAGCGCGAAGCGTCCGCTGCTTTATATCGGCGGCGGGGCGATTAACGCGAAGGCCTCTTCTGAGATCCGCACGCTTGCAGAAAAGGGGATGATTCCGGCGACGTGCACGCTGATGGCCCTTGGCGCCTTCCCTGGAACGCACATCCTGTCGCTGGGCATGCCCGGTATGCATGGAACGGCGACGGCGAATAAGGCCATTCTGGAATGCGATTTTATTCTCTCTCTCGGCGCTCGCTTTGATGACCGCGTCGCCGGTGTTCCCGGCGATTTCGCTGCAGGCGCCGTGAAGGCTCATATCGATATCGACTCCGCCGAGATCAACAAGCGCGTCGAGGTCGATTATTATATTCATGGCGACCTGAAAGAGGCTCTGCAAGCCATCATTCCTTTTGTTGAATCGAAAGACCGCTCGGAATGGGTCAATCATCTCGAGGAATACAAGAATCGTTATCCTCTCGAATTCGAAGACAGCGAAGAGGTGATCAAGCCGCAGCGCTTCATGAAACGCTTTTACGAGAAGTCCGAGGGCAAGGCCATCGTCGCCACCGACGTGGGTCAGCATCAGATGTGGTCGGCGCAGTACTATCTCTTTGATCAGCCGAATCGCTGGCTGACATCGGGCGGACTGGGTACGATGGGCTATGGCCTGCCGGCTGCCATCGGCGCGAAGTTCGCTAAACCCGACGATCTGGTCGTCTGCGTCACCGGCGACGGCTCGTATCAGATGTGCATCCAGGAGCTGGCGACGATTCGTCAGTATAACCTCGGCGTCAAGATCGTGCTTCTGAATAATACCTTCCTCGGAATGGTGCGTCAGTGGCAGGAGCTTTTCTATGAAGAGCGCTTCTCGGAATCCGAATGGCAGTATAACCCGAACTTCGTGAAACTTGCCGAGGCCTATGAGATTCCGGCCATGAGCATCGCCTCGCCCGACGAGATCGATCAGGGTATCGACTTCTTGCTTGCCGACGACGGTCCGGCATTTCTTGAAGTCGTGATTCCGTCTGATGAGAAGGTCTTCCCGATGATCCCGGCCGGAAAATCGCAGCGTGATATGATTCAGTTCTCTGATCTTTTCAAGCAGAAACAAAACGTGAAGAAATAA
- a CDS encoding sodium-translocating pyrophosphatase — MYIVYSAVGAGVLALLYSFWKTAWISRQDAGGERMQRIGKYIADGAMAFLKAEYKVLSIFVVAVAILLGVTANQESSHWLVAVSFVVGAICSALAGFLGMRVATKANYRTTNAARKGLAPALEIAFAGGSVMGMGVVGLGVIGLGSLFLGYEMLFGFGGEENTTKVLNVLSGFSLGASSIALFARVGGGIYTKAADVGADLVGKVEAGIPEDHPLNPATIADNVGDNVGDVAGMGADLFESYVGSILGSMVLGAVFVSELAGQDQFNGLSLVLLPLALAAIGIVVSIIGSFFVRVGEKGNPQVALNMGEIVAAVLMLIGAWFAIDTLLPSEWTATGILDGTPRTFTAIGVFWATIAGLVAGVAVGFVTEHYTGTGKKPVLNIVKQSSTGAATNIIAGLGTGMQSTAIPVLIIAASIIVAYYFAGLYGIAIAALGMLANTGIQLAVDAYGPISDNAGGIAEMSEQPPEVRERTDKLDAVGNTTAAIGKGFAIASAALTALALFSAFMSQAGITSINVAKPDVMAGLFVGSMLPFLFSALAMGAVGRAAMDMINEVRRQFHEIPELKAALAVMQKYEDPHDMKGKDREIFDAADGKAEYAKCVEISTKAAIREMVLPGLLAIVAPVIVGFIFGPESLGGLLAGVTAAGVLMAIFQSNAGGAWDNAKKMFEGGVEINGKIYKKGSDPHKAAVVGDTVGDPLKDTSGPSINILIKLMSVVALVIAPLIKI, encoded by the coding sequence ATGTACATTGTCTATTCAGCTGTGGGCGCCGGTGTTCTTGCACTGCTTTACAGCTTCTGGAAAACTGCATGGATCAGCCGCCAGGATGCCGGCGGCGAGAGAATGCAGCGGATCGGTAAATATATCGCCGACGGAGCCATGGCGTTCCTGAAGGCCGAATATAAGGTCCTGTCCATCTTTGTCGTCGCCGTAGCGATCCTGCTTGGCGTCACAGCAAATCAAGAAAGCTCTCACTGGCTTGTAGCCGTTTCTTTTGTCGTTGGTGCGATCTGCTCCGCTCTGGCCGGTTTTCTCGGCATGCGCGTCGCAACGAAGGCCAACTACCGTACCACCAATGCAGCCCGTAAAGGTCTGGCTCCCGCTCTTGAGATCGCCTTCGCAGGCGGTTCTGTCATGGGCATGGGCGTCGTCGGCCTCGGCGTCATCGGCCTCGGCTCCCTCTTCCTTGGATACGAAATGCTTTTCGGATTCGGCGGAGAAGAAAATACAACGAAGGTTCTGAACGTTCTCTCCGGCTTCTCGCTGGGCGCTTCTTCGATCGCTCTTTTCGCTCGTGTGGGCGGCGGTATCTACACTAAAGCTGCCGACGTCGGCGCCGACCTTGTCGGTAAAGTCGAAGCCGGTATTCCTGAAGACCATCCGCTGAACCCCGCCACCATCGCCGACAACGTGGGCGATAACGTAGGCGACGTCGCCGGTATGGGCGCTGACCTTTTCGAATCCTATGTAGGATCGATCCTCGGCTCGATGGTACTCGGCGCCGTATTCGTATCGGAACTGGCCGGTCAGGATCAGTTCAATGGTCTCTCGCTTGTGCTTCTTCCGCTGGCCCTGGCCGCCATCGGTATCGTCGTTTCGATCATCGGTTCGTTCTTCGTTCGCGTAGGCGAAAAAGGCAACCCACAGGTTGCACTGAACATGGGCGAGATCGTAGCCGCCGTGCTTATGCTGATCGGCGCCTGGTTCGCCATCGACACGCTGCTTCCGTCTGAGTGGACGGCGACGGGCATCCTTGACGGAACGCCCCGTACCTTCACAGCGATCGGCGTCTTCTGGGCTACCATCGCAGGTCTTGTTGCCGGTGTGGCCGTAGGCTTCGTCACCGAGCATTACACGGGCACGGGCAAGAAGCCGGTTCTGAACATCGTGAAGCAGTCCTCGACAGGCGCAGCGACAAACATCATCGCCGGCCTTGGAACGGGAATGCAGTCCACTGCCATCCCGGTCCTCATCATCGCCGCCTCGATCATCGTCGCCTACTACTTCGCAGGCCTTTATGGTATCGCTATCGCCGCTCTTGGTATGCTGGCCAATACCGGTATTCAGCTTGCCGTCGATGCTTATGGTCCGATCTCTGATAACGCCGGCGGTATCGCCGAAATGTCAGAGCAGCCGCCTGAAGTGCGTGAGCGTACAGACAAACTGGACGCCGTCGGTAATACGACCGCTGCCATCGGCAAAGGCTTTGCCATCGCTTCGGCTGCATTAACGGCCCTTGCCCTGTTCTCGGCCTTCATGAGCCAGGCCGGTATCACATCGATCAACGTCGCCAAACCCGACGTAATGGCCGGTCTTTTTGTGGGCTCCATGCTGCCCTTCCTCTTCTCTGCTCTGGCTATGGGTGCCGTCGGTCGTGCCGCTATGGACATGATCAACGAAGTACGTCGTCAGTTCCATGAGATTCCCGAGCTGAAGGCCGCTCTGGCCGTCATGCAGAAGTACGAAGATCCGCATGACATGAAAGGCAAAGATCGCGAGATCTTTGACGCCGCCGACGGAAAGGCTGAATATGCAAAATGCGTCGAGATCTCGACCAAAGCTGCCATCCGCGAGATGGTTCTGCCCGGTCTTCTTGCCATCGTCGCCCCCGTTATTGTAGGCTTCATCTTCGGACCGGAGTCTCTCGGCGGTCTGCTTGCCGGCGTAACGGCTGCAGGCGTTCTGATGGCCATCTTCCAGTCCAACGCCGGTGGTGCATGGGATAACGCCAAGAAGATGTTCGAAGGCGGAGTCGAGATCAACGGTAAGATCTACAAGAAAGGATCTGATCCGCACAAGGCTGCCGTTGTCGGCGATACGGTCGGCGACCCGCTGAAAGATACATCGGGACCGTCCATCAACATTCTCATCAAGCTGATGAGCGTCGTTGCTCTGGTCATCGCTCCTCTGATCAAGATCTGA
- a CDS encoding metal-sulfur cluster assembly factor, translating to MSEAQPETFDLTSRYEGDDPKIKALWKEIYGVIDPEIGLPLVDLGLIYDVRFDEETKKAHVVMTLTSIGCPAGPYLQTEVYNACKRVEGVEEAQAEIVFSPPWNPREMASEEVQMMLGIF from the coding sequence ATGAGTGAAGCGCAGCCCGAAACATTCGATCTGACATCCCGCTACGAAGGCGATGATCCGAAGATAAAGGCTCTCTGGAAAGAGATCTACGGCGTCATCGATCCAGAAATCGGATTGCCTCTTGTCGATCTGGGCCTGATCTACGACGTTCGCTTCGACGAGGAAACGAAGAAGGCGCATGTCGTCATGACCCTTACGTCGATCGGCTGTCCGGCCGGCCCGTATCTGCAGACAGAGGTTTACAACGCCTGCAAGCGCGTTGAAGGCGTCGAAGAGGCGCAGGCCGAGATCGTCTTCTCACCTCCGTGGAATCCGCGTGAGATGGCCAGCGAAGAAGTGCAGATGATGCTCGGCATCTTCTGA
- a CDS encoding alpha/beta fold hydrolase — translation MKRLKKILYIIIAAFALFVTALYNLPSSMREAASFADFSQQVAPETIAAYSAFRERPVKRLERNGQVWTYRKHGSGPALLLLHGMGGEADLWWQQIESYEKHFTVIAPTYPPARTLQGLSEGIIDILDAENIDRTIVMGTSLGGYLTQYLLAQHPQRFERAALLNTFPPNDIIAEQNRLQGWALRLLPEPVVFSIYRAGLEKRVLPASQNSPLLRAHLMTLASGGMTKAQLYGRYLCVMESFQPAAPFTPMLIVDSDNDPLVSEQLREMLVGTYPQAKRVTLHEAGHFPYISHSDQFHSVIDEFLYGHSHAAPISSPIPSPRISP, via the coding sequence ATGAAGCGATTAAAGAAGATCCTCTATATCATAATTGCCGCTTTTGCTCTTTTCGTCACCGCCCTGTATAATCTTCCCTCGTCGATGCGCGAGGCGGCTTCGTTTGCCGATTTCAGTCAGCAAGTCGCCCCCGAGACTATCGCAGCCTACAGCGCCTTTCGAGAGCGTCCCGTCAAACGACTCGAACGTAACGGACAGGTCTGGACCTACCGCAAGCACGGCAGCGGGCCGGCGCTTCTGCTATTGCATGGCATGGGCGGCGAGGCCGATCTGTGGTGGCAGCAGATTGAGAGCTACGAAAAGCATTTCACCGTCATCGCTCCTACCTATCCTCCTGCGCGCACGCTACAGGGGTTAAGCGAAGGCATCATCGATATACTCGATGCCGAGAATATCGACCGCACGATCGTTATGGGCACATCGCTCGGAGGTTACCTGACGCAGTATCTTCTGGCGCAGCATCCGCAGCGCTTTGAGCGTGCCGCGCTTCTGAACACCTTTCCGCCGAATGACATCATCGCCGAGCAGAATCGCCTTCAGGGATGGGCGCTCCGCCTTCTGCCCGAGCCTGTCGTTTTCAGCATCTATCGTGCAGGCCTTGAAAAGCGCGTCCTGCCCGCCTCACAGAATTCACCTCTTCTGCGAGCTCATCTGATGACACTTGCATCAGGCGGCATGACGAAAGCGCAACTCTACGGTCGCTACCTCTGCGTCATGGAGTCCTTTCAGCCGGCCGCCCCTTTTACACCGATGCTCATCGTCGATTCGGATAACGATCCGCTTGTAAGCGAGCAATTACGGGAGATGCTCGTCGGTACGTACCCGCAGGCGAAGCGCGTTACGCTGCATGAGGCCGGTCATTTTCCGTATATAAGTCACAGCGATCAGTTCCATAGCGTAATCGACGAGTTTCTTTACGGCCATTCTCACGCTGCACCGATTTCATCGCCGATTCCCTCACCGAGGATAAGCCCATGA
- the holA gene encoding DNA polymerase III subunit delta has product MQVKDSHELLAKLKGIDISQPPVVLVSGSDPSIFDHTEDFIRSQLLKHEAVELTLLTGEQNDAAVLVAGAFNLPLFSPYRLFVVKNAEPIFRYILSNERSPEQQNFSNLPEHTMLALYFEGEPTKAMLKLFGDRLIHLQTKNLYADNMEEAIRRAAMYLRLELTEEALLEIRERVSPREGAVQDALKRLKEMHTKNHAVTLEEVRDILFPKAGWDMFRLVDACFTGDIYTFSREMMKFSPPEDNFLALLKQLLNRTDELRRYRICRALNLSPEETLATVGLKNRHPFIQKKALKRLSDETQRFGAERLERLYEIITETSSSFRLNVPLDHQAVFFEKKAMDIFFQT; this is encoded by the coding sequence GTGCAGGTAAAGGACTCTCACGAGTTGCTCGCAAAGCTCAAAGGCATCGACATCAGCCAGCCTCCGGTTGTCCTTGTGTCGGGCTCCGATCCGTCCATCTTCGACCATACGGAGGATTTCATCCGCAGCCAGCTGCTCAAGCATGAGGCCGTTGAGCTCACCCTGCTCACGGGCGAACAGAACGATGCAGCGGTCCTCGTCGCCGGAGCCTTCAATCTGCCGCTTTTCTCGCCCTATCGCCTGTTTGTCGTAAAGAACGCCGAGCCCATCTTCCGCTATATTCTGTCTAACGAACGCTCTCCCGAGCAGCAGAACTTCAGCAACCTGCCCGAGCACACGATGCTGGCCCTCTATTTCGAGGGAGAGCCGACAAAGGCCATGCTCAAGCTGTTCGGCGATCGGCTTATCCATCTGCAAACGAAGAACCTGTATGCAGATAACATGGAAGAGGCCATTCGACGGGCGGCCATGTATCTGCGATTGGAGCTGACCGAAGAGGCGCTTTTAGAGATTCGCGAACGCGTGTCTCCGCGCGAAGGCGCCGTCCAGGACGCCCTCAAGCGTCTGAAAGAGATGCATACGAAGAATCATGCCGTCACGCTTGAAGAGGTGCGCGACATCCTCTTTCCTAAGGCCGGATGGGATATGTTCCGCCTTGTCGACGCCTGCTTCACGGGCGACATCTACACCTTCTCACGAGAGATGATGAAGTTCAGTCCGCCCGAGGATAACTTTCTCGCTCTGTTAAAGCAGCTTCTGAACCGCACCGACGAACTGAGACGCTATCGTATATGCAGAGCTCTCAATCTCTCGCCAGAAGAAACTCTTGCAACAGTCGGATTAAAAAACCGACATCCTTTTATACAGAAGAAGGCGCTCAAACGCCTGTCAGACGAAACGCAGCGATTCGGAGCGGAGCGGCTGGAGCGGTTATACGAAATCATCACCGAAACGTCCAGCTCCTTTCGCCTCAACGTACCTCTCGACCATCAGGCGGTTTTTTTCGAGAAGAAGGCCATGGACATCTTCTTCCAGACGTAA
- a CDS encoding heavy metal translocating P-type ATPase gives MKTDTGDQTAKTIPTTGSVPVSIPTSLPISIPIEGMTCAACVGRVQRAVAKADGVEGVSVNLATEKAELALRDNAALQSAIDAVTDSGYGVPLEEFDLEIGGMTCASCVNRVEKALRKLPGLLDASVNLATEQAHVRFPVGAVSTADLIRAVEEAGYTAQLPVSSQSAAEERQQEAERKLQREKRTLAASILLTLPLVIPMLLEPFGFAAMLPGWWQLLLATPVQFLFGARFYKAAYHAVRAKSGNMDLLVSLGTSAAFGLSLYHLLTAGEHAHHAGLYFESSAAVITLVLLGKFLESRAKYRTTEAIRALQKLRPAMARVQKGNDFIETPVEQIRSGDVVMVRPGETVSVDGVIEEGESEIDESMLTGESLPVSKRKGDAVSGGSVNGSGMLLVRTTAVGAETMLSRIIRLVETAQAGRAPIQRLVDRISEVFVPVVLGVAVLTILAWGFLTGNWEQALIHGVAVLVIACPCALGLATPTAIMVGTGLGARLGILIRDAEALERAHAIQTILFDKTGTLTIGRPELVELIPISEDELASLIKAAALQKTSEHPLAHAVVKAAEKAGIDVPEATEVRALPGRGIEGKVGDSSLRLGSATMLEEMQLTLPAGEIIEPLNREGRTVSFLVDVHNRSILAILGFADMIKPTALKTIQKLKELKIHTAMLTGDNRASADRIAKDLPLDEVIANVLPEKKADVVKERRDRGEVVAMVGDGINDAPALAAADVSMAMATGTDVAMSSSGITLMNGNPLLIPDAIELSRRTYAKIRQGLFWAFIYNVIGIPLAAAGYLSPVLAGLAMALSSVSVVTNALLLRRWKPASMQTEKRPAH, from the coding sequence ATGAAAACCGATACAGGCGACCAGACAGCGAAAACGATACCCACTACGGGCTCCGTGCCCGTCTCGATTCCGACCTCGCTGCCCATATCTATTCCGATTGAGGGCATGACATGCGCCGCCTGTGTCGGACGTGTTCAGCGGGCCGTCGCAAAGGCCGACGGCGTCGAAGGCGTTTCGGTGAATCTGGCGACGGAAAAGGCCGAGCTGGCGCTGCGAGATAATGCGGCACTACAGTCGGCCATCGATGCCGTAACAGATAGCGGCTATGGCGTTCCACTCGAAGAATTCGATCTGGAGATCGGCGGCATGACCTGCGCCTCCTGTGTGAATCGAGTAGAGAAAGCGCTTCGCAAACTACCCGGCCTTCTTGATGCCTCTGTGAATCTGGCGACCGAGCAGGCCCATGTGCGCTTTCCTGTCGGAGCCGTTTCTACGGCCGATCTGATTCGCGCCGTTGAAGAGGCGGGTTATACGGCGCAATTGCCGGTAAGCTCTCAGTCGGCGGCCGAAGAGCGTCAGCAAGAAGCGGAGCGCAAGCTTCAACGCGAGAAAAGGACTCTTGCCGCTTCCATTCTGTTAACGCTTCCGCTCGTTATTCCGATGCTTCTTGAGCCCTTCGGATTCGCGGCAATGCTACCGGGCTGGTGGCAGCTTCTTCTGGCCACGCCCGTTCAGTTTCTATTCGGAGCTCGTTTCTACAAAGCGGCCTATCATGCGGTGCGCGCGAAATCAGGCAACATGGATCTGCTTGTCTCTCTCGGCACGTCGGCGGCCTTCGGACTTTCGCTCTATCATCTGCTCACGGCAGGCGAGCATGCCCATCATGCAGGCCTTTATTTTGAAAGCTCGGCGGCGGTGATCACGCTTGTTCTGCTCGGTAAGTTTCTTGAGAGCCGGGCAAAATACCGCACCACCGAGGCCATTCGAGCGTTGCAGAAGCTGCGACCGGCTATGGCCCGCGTTCAAAAAGGCAACGATTTCATCGAAACGCCCGTCGAACAGATCCGCAGCGGCGACGTCGTCATGGTGCGACCCGGCGAGACGGTTTCGGTGGACGGGGTCATCGAAGAAGGCGAAAGCGAAATCGACGAATCGATGTTAACCGGCGAATCGTTACCCGTATCAAAGCGGAAGGGAGATGCCGTGTCAGGCGGATCGGTAAACGGAAGCGGCATGCTGCTTGTACGCACGACAGCCGTCGGCGCCGAAACGATGCTTTCGCGCATCATCAGACTTGTCGAGACGGCGCAGGCTGGTCGTGCTCCGATACAGCGTCTGGTCGATCGTATCAGCGAGGTCTTTGTGCCCGTCGTGCTTGGCGTCGCCGTGCTTACCATTCTCGCATGGGGATTCCTGACCGGTAACTGGGAGCAGGCGCTGATTCACGGAGTGGCCGTTCTTGTCATCGCCTGTCCGTGCGCCCTGGGCCTTGCCACTCCGACTGCCATCATGGTCGGTACCGGACTCGGCGCCCGCCTTGGCATCCTGATTCGCGACGCCGAGGCACTTGAGCGCGCCCATGCCATCCAGACGATTCTGTTCGATAAGACCGGAACGTTAACCATAGGACGCCCCGAGCTTGTCGAGCTGATTCCCATAAGCGAAGACGAACTGGCGTCGCTGATAAAAGCCGCCGCTTTACAGAAGACAAGCGAGCATCCGCTTGCGCATGCCGTCGTAAAAGCGGCCGAGAAGGCCGGTATCGACGTGCCCGAAGCGACAGAGGTCAGGGCCCTGCCCGGTCGCGGCATCGAAGGAAAAGTCGGTGATTCGTCGTTGCGGCTTGGAAGCGCTACCATGCTTGAAGAGATGCAGCTGACGTTACCCGCCGGTGAGATCATCGAGCCTCTGAATCGCGAAGGGCGCACCGTATCGTTTCTTGTCGATGTGCATAACCGCAGCATTCTTGCCATTCTCGGCTTCGCCGACATGATAAAGCCGACGGCCTTGAAAACGATACAGAAACTGAAAGAGCTGAAGATCCATACGGCTATGCTCACCGGCGATAACAGAGCAAGCGCCGATCGTATCGCGAAAGATCTGCCTCTTGACGAAGTCATCGCCAACGTCTTACCCGAGAAAAAGGCGGACGTCGTAAAAGAGCGTCGCGACAGAGGCGAGGTTGTGGCGATGGTCGGCGATGGTATCAACGATGCTCCGGCGCTCGCCGCCGCCGACGTCAGTATGGCTATGGCTACGGGAACCGATGTTGCGATGTCGTCGTCGGGCATCACCCTGATGAACGGGAATCCGCTGCTGATTCCCGACGCCATCGAGCTCTCTCGAAGAACTTACGCGAAGATCAGGCAGGGATTGTTCTGGGCCTTCATCTACAACGTCATCGGCATTCCTCTTGCCGCCGCCGGGTATCTGAGCCCCGTCCTTGCAGGCCTGGCGATGGCGCTTTCCAGCGTCAGCGTCGTTACCAACGCCCTGCTTCTGCGTCGCTGGAAGCCTGCAAGCATGCAGACAGAGAAGAGGCCAGCTCATTAA